One segment of Etheostoma cragini isolate CJK2018 chromosome 23, CSU_Ecrag_1.0, whole genome shotgun sequence DNA contains the following:
- the cfap94 gene encoding protein CASC1 isoform X3, with the protein MRCHFYGYLDATDLFCFSMPPKKEKSSKGGKLNKAQKAKKQQEEEERRLQEEEEARLQAEKEEREKLEREKKEKEQERLELKDQARREDELNELHHLLEENHTALTTWKADAVEKAKWKRYMRCDGIPDPAAQQDLNTYISLWRDDPEVNITLVLKQCHLALQLMEELEDLLRDVTDPQECHKYQEGLINLQELYHSKLLLTTEEILKRASMNIDTETGNMQTVVKDVDITLCLWANLKKNPRFRDLNFGEAGLGFELPKQLAVSHIAVRLLHTRHDHLSLLARMVHKTIHTPSLRSLAGGEEVPADIDLPEQGETKRTGEVKEDIETQQQRVDEESAASLQSRRNSAQSAEGRVSQIQTQMEALSGKTPSKTLPNTPKRMPHHTGSEGDLTCATVQLTKMERTECAQVVDLMQHTPLGGVFYCDVFHLPPQANQVNGWEIRQLSDEGLQVFPYPMEKSNLDDNKALPCPPVVVSVTLPDSVAFLETPQVARWDAEVKQWRMDSITDLSYEEEEAKISFKMDSFQPFVLMQETYANLPFLSWELRPLGQDAALFTVNGALIDLSITIQGNQCMLQLEQERGLSHLIGQWMSGPILQRAMLKAGINIFVNEYTDKYVITCGKDPLTEHAAYKQMALFASACAFSRSKWNAKCGPEHLVMQACEHHGPDPVPKDSWSLYLLGAQRSQKLEITETSEQFSPDYYPGSEFHSTFIHMLQDNMSTDGTARTRESNYLFVDTVQSLLCATRPLMYS; encoded by the exons ATGCGCTGTCATTTCTATGGTTACCTGGACGCTACAGACCTTTTTTGTTTCAGCATG CCACCCAAGAAAGAAAAG TCATCAAAGGGAGGTAAGCTGAACAAGGCCCAGAAGGCCAAGAAGcagcaagaggaggaggaaagaaggCTCCAAGAGGAAG AGGAAGCACGGCTGCAAGCggaaaaagaagagagggaaaaattggaaagagaaaaaaaggagaaggagcAGGAAAGGCTTGAGCTAAAG GACCAAGCACGCAGAGAAGATGAGTTGAACGAACTCCACCATCTACTGGAGGAGAATCATACTGCGTTGACCACATGGAAAGCTGATGCTGTGGAGAAAGCCAag TGGAAGAGATACATGCGGTGTGATGGCATCCCAGACCCAGCAGCACAGCAGGATCTTAACACATATATCAGCCTATGGAGAGATGACCCAGAGGTCAATATCACACTCGTGCTCAAACAATGTCACCTCGCTCTACAG CtgatggaggagctggaggatcTGCTCAGAGATGTTACAGATCCACAAGAATGCCACAAGTACCAGGAGGGCCTCATAAACTTGCAGGAGCTATACCACTCTAAACTCCTCCTCACCACTGAGGAAATCCTCAAG AGGGCCAGTATGAACATCGACACTGAGACAGGAAACATGCAGACTGTGGTCAAAGATGTCGACATTACACTGTGTCTCTGGGCCAACCTCAAGAAGAATCCAAG GTTTAGAGATTTAAACTTTGGGGAGGCTGGCCTGGGCTTTGAGCTTCCCAAACAGCTAGCTGTGAGCCATATCGCTGTACGGTTGCTCCACACACGCCATGACCACCTGTCCTTGCTGGCCAGGATGGTTCACAAGACAATCCACACACCCAGCCTCAG GTCTCTTGCAGGCGGTGAGGAGGTTCCGGCAGACATAGATCTACCTGAGCAGGGGGAGACAAAAAGAACGGGGGAGGTGAAGGAAGACATTGAGACCCAGCAGCAGCGAGTGGACGAGGAG AGTGCAGCCAGCCTACAGTCCAGAAGAAACAGTGCCCAGTCGGCAGAAGGCAGAGTGAGCCAGATACAGACACAGATGGAGGCACTCAGCGGTAAGACGCCCAGCAAGACACTTCCCAACACTCCTAAAAGAATGCCCCATCACACTGGAT CTGAGGGGGACTTGACATGTGCAACGGTGCAGCTGACAAAGATGGAGCGCACTGAGTGTGCCCAGGTTGTGGACTTAATGCAGCACACACCTCTGGGTGGGGTCTTCTACTGTGACGTGTTTCACCTCCCGCCACAAGCCAACCAGGTCAATGGCTGGGAAATTAGACAG CTGTCGGACGAAGGGCTTCAGGTGTTCCCGTATCCTATGGAAAAGTCAAACTTAGATGACAACAAAGCTCTCCCCTGCCCTCCTGTCGTTGTGTCTGTGACACTGCCAGACTCTGTTGCCTTCCTGGAAACTCCTCAAGTGGCTCGCTGGGATGCTGAAG tGAAGCAGTGGAGGATGGACAGTATCACTGACTTGTCttatgaagaagaagaggccaAAATCTCCTTTAAGATGGACTCATTCCAGCCCTTTGTGCTGATGCAGGAGACGTATGCCAACCTTCCCTTCCTGAGTTGGGAGCTCAGGCCATTGGGCCAAGACGCAGCTCTTTTCACCGTCAACGGGGCACTCATTGACCTCAGTATCACAATCCAG GGTAATCAGTGTATGTTGCAGTTGGAGCAAGAAAGAGGTCTCTCTCACCTCATAGGGCAGTGGATGAGTGGCCCCATTCTGCAGAGAGCCATGCTTAAAGCAGGGATCAACATCTTTGTCAATGAATACACCGACAAATACGTCATCACCTGCGGCAAG gACCCACTGACAGAACATGCGGCCTACAAACAGATGGCCCTCTTTGCCTCTGCCTGCGCTTTCTCGAGGAGCAAGTGGAATGCCAAATGTGGACCTGAGCATTTAGTCATGCAG GCATGTGAGCACCACGGCCCGGACCCGGTCCCTAAGGATTCGTGGAGTCTCTACCTGCTGGGTGCTCAGAGGAGTCAGAAGCTGGAAATCACAGAGACGAGTGAGCAATTCTCTCCCGATTATTATCCTGGAAGTGAGTTTCACTCCACCTTCATCCACATGCTCCAGGACAACATGAGCACTGATGGCACAGCCAGGACCAGAGAATCCAATTATCTGTTTGTTGACACGGTGCAGAGCCTTCTTTGTGCCACCAGACCACTGATGTATTCATAA
- the cfap94 gene encoding protein CASC1 isoform X4 → MRCHFYGYLDATDLFCFSMPPKKEKSSKGGKLNKAQKAKKQQEEEERRLQEEEEARLQAEKEEREKLEREKKEKEQERLELKDQARREDELNELHHLLEENHTALTTWKADAVEKAKWKRYMRCDGIPDPAAQQDLNTYISLWRDDPEVNITLVLKQCHLALQLMEELEDLLRDVTDPQECHKYQEGLINLQELYHSKLLLTTEEILKRASMNIDTETGNMQTVVKDVDITLCLWANLKKNPRFRDLNFGEAGLGFELPKQLAVSHIAVRLLHTRHDHLSLLARMVHKTIHTPSLRSLAGGEEVPADIDLPEQGETKRTGEVKEDIETQQQRVDEEVQSIQGSEGKKSAASLQSRRNSAQSAEGRVSQIQTQMEALSAEGDLTCATVQLTKMERTECAQVVDLMQHTPLGGVFYCDVFHLPPQANQVNGWEIRQLSDEGLQVFPYPMEKSNLDDNKALPCPPVVVSVTLPDSVAFLETPQVARWDAEVKQWRMDSITDLSYEEEEAKISFKMDSFQPFVLMQETYANLPFLSWELRPLGQDAALFTVNGALIDLSITIQGNQCMLQLEQERGLSHLIGQWMSGPILQRAMLKAGINIFVNEYTDKYVITCGKDPLTEHAAYKQMALFASACAFSRSKWNAKCGPEHLVMQACEHHGPDPVPKDSWSLYLLGAQRSQKLEITETSEQFSPDYYPGSEFHSTFIHMLQDNMSTDGTARTRESNYLFVDTVQSLLCATRPLMYS, encoded by the exons ATGCGCTGTCATTTCTATGGTTACCTGGACGCTACAGACCTTTTTTGTTTCAGCATG CCACCCAAGAAAGAAAAG TCATCAAAGGGAGGTAAGCTGAACAAGGCCCAGAAGGCCAAGAAGcagcaagaggaggaggaaagaaggCTCCAAGAGGAAG AGGAAGCACGGCTGCAAGCggaaaaagaagagagggaaaaattggaaagagaaaaaaaggagaaggagcAGGAAAGGCTTGAGCTAAAG GACCAAGCACGCAGAGAAGATGAGTTGAACGAACTCCACCATCTACTGGAGGAGAATCATACTGCGTTGACCACATGGAAAGCTGATGCTGTGGAGAAAGCCAag TGGAAGAGATACATGCGGTGTGATGGCATCCCAGACCCAGCAGCACAGCAGGATCTTAACACATATATCAGCCTATGGAGAGATGACCCAGAGGTCAATATCACACTCGTGCTCAAACAATGTCACCTCGCTCTACAG CtgatggaggagctggaggatcTGCTCAGAGATGTTACAGATCCACAAGAATGCCACAAGTACCAGGAGGGCCTCATAAACTTGCAGGAGCTATACCACTCTAAACTCCTCCTCACCACTGAGGAAATCCTCAAG AGGGCCAGTATGAACATCGACACTGAGACAGGAAACATGCAGACTGTGGTCAAAGATGTCGACATTACACTGTGTCTCTGGGCCAACCTCAAGAAGAATCCAAG GTTTAGAGATTTAAACTTTGGGGAGGCTGGCCTGGGCTTTGAGCTTCCCAAACAGCTAGCTGTGAGCCATATCGCTGTACGGTTGCTCCACACACGCCATGACCACCTGTCCTTGCTGGCCAGGATGGTTCACAAGACAATCCACACACCCAGCCTCAG GTCTCTTGCAGGCGGTGAGGAGGTTCCGGCAGACATAGATCTACCTGAGCAGGGGGAGACAAAAAGAACGGGGGAGGTGAAGGAAGACATTGAGACCCAGCAGCAGCGAGTGGACGAGGAGGTGCAGTCCATCCAAGGATCCGAAGGGAAAAAG AGTGCAGCCAGCCTACAGTCCAGAAGAAACAGTGCCCAGTCGGCAGAAGGCAGAGTGAGCCAGATACAGACACAGATGGAGGCACTCAGCG CTGAGGGGGACTTGACATGTGCAACGGTGCAGCTGACAAAGATGGAGCGCACTGAGTGTGCCCAGGTTGTGGACTTAATGCAGCACACACCTCTGGGTGGGGTCTTCTACTGTGACGTGTTTCACCTCCCGCCACAAGCCAACCAGGTCAATGGCTGGGAAATTAGACAG CTGTCGGACGAAGGGCTTCAGGTGTTCCCGTATCCTATGGAAAAGTCAAACTTAGATGACAACAAAGCTCTCCCCTGCCCTCCTGTCGTTGTGTCTGTGACACTGCCAGACTCTGTTGCCTTCCTGGAAACTCCTCAAGTGGCTCGCTGGGATGCTGAAG tGAAGCAGTGGAGGATGGACAGTATCACTGACTTGTCttatgaagaagaagaggccaAAATCTCCTTTAAGATGGACTCATTCCAGCCCTTTGTGCTGATGCAGGAGACGTATGCCAACCTTCCCTTCCTGAGTTGGGAGCTCAGGCCATTGGGCCAAGACGCAGCTCTTTTCACCGTCAACGGGGCACTCATTGACCTCAGTATCACAATCCAG GGTAATCAGTGTATGTTGCAGTTGGAGCAAGAAAGAGGTCTCTCTCACCTCATAGGGCAGTGGATGAGTGGCCCCATTCTGCAGAGAGCCATGCTTAAAGCAGGGATCAACATCTTTGTCAATGAATACACCGACAAATACGTCATCACCTGCGGCAAG gACCCACTGACAGAACATGCGGCCTACAAACAGATGGCCCTCTTTGCCTCTGCCTGCGCTTTCTCGAGGAGCAAGTGGAATGCCAAATGTGGACCTGAGCATTTAGTCATGCAG GCATGTGAGCACCACGGCCCGGACCCGGTCCCTAAGGATTCGTGGAGTCTCTACCTGCTGGGTGCTCAGAGGAGTCAGAAGCTGGAAATCACAGAGACGAGTGAGCAATTCTCTCCCGATTATTATCCTGGAAGTGAGTTTCACTCCACCTTCATCCACATGCTCCAGGACAACATGAGCACTGATGGCACAGCCAGGACCAGAGAATCCAATTATCTGTTTGTTGACACGGTGCAGAGCCTTCTTTGTGCCACCAGACCACTGATGTATTCATAA
- the cfap94 gene encoding protein CASC1 isoform X1: MRCHFYGYLDATDLFCFSMPPKKEKSSKGGKLNKAQKAKKQQEEEERRLQEEEEARLQAEKEEREKLEREKKEKEQERLELKDQARREDELNELHHLLEENHTALTTWKADAVEKAKWKRYMRCDGIPDPAAQQDLNTYISLWRDDPEVNITLVLKQCHLALQLMEELEDLLRDVTDPQECHKYQEGLINLQELYHSKLLLTTEEILKRASMNIDTETGNMQTVVKDVDITLCLWANLKKNPRFRDLNFGEAGLGFELPKQLAVSHIAVRLLHTRHDHLSLLARMVHKTIHTPSLRSLAGGEEVPADIDLPEQGETKRTGEVKEDIETQQQRVDEEVQSIQGSEGKKSAASLQSRRNSAQSAEGRVSQIQTQMEALSGKTPSKTLPNTPKRMPHHTGSEGDLTCATVQLTKMERTECAQVVDLMQHTPLGGVFYCDVFHLPPQANQVNGWEIRQLSDEGLQVFPYPMEKSNLDDNKALPCPPVVVSVTLPDSVAFLETPQVARWDAEVKQWRMDSITDLSYEEEEAKISFKMDSFQPFVLMQETYANLPFLSWELRPLGQDAALFTVNGALIDLSITIQGNQCMLQLEQERGLSHLIGQWMSGPILQRAMLKAGINIFVNEYTDKYVITCGKDPLTEHAAYKQMALFASACAFSRSKWNAKCGPEHLVMQACEHHGPDPVPKDSWSLYLLGAQRSQKLEITETSEQFSPDYYPGSEFHSTFIHMLQDNMSTDGTARTRESNYLFVDTVQSLLCATRPLMYS; the protein is encoded by the exons ATGCGCTGTCATTTCTATGGTTACCTGGACGCTACAGACCTTTTTTGTTTCAGCATG CCACCCAAGAAAGAAAAG TCATCAAAGGGAGGTAAGCTGAACAAGGCCCAGAAGGCCAAGAAGcagcaagaggaggaggaaagaaggCTCCAAGAGGAAG AGGAAGCACGGCTGCAAGCggaaaaagaagagagggaaaaattggaaagagaaaaaaaggagaaggagcAGGAAAGGCTTGAGCTAAAG GACCAAGCACGCAGAGAAGATGAGTTGAACGAACTCCACCATCTACTGGAGGAGAATCATACTGCGTTGACCACATGGAAAGCTGATGCTGTGGAGAAAGCCAag TGGAAGAGATACATGCGGTGTGATGGCATCCCAGACCCAGCAGCACAGCAGGATCTTAACACATATATCAGCCTATGGAGAGATGACCCAGAGGTCAATATCACACTCGTGCTCAAACAATGTCACCTCGCTCTACAG CtgatggaggagctggaggatcTGCTCAGAGATGTTACAGATCCACAAGAATGCCACAAGTACCAGGAGGGCCTCATAAACTTGCAGGAGCTATACCACTCTAAACTCCTCCTCACCACTGAGGAAATCCTCAAG AGGGCCAGTATGAACATCGACACTGAGACAGGAAACATGCAGACTGTGGTCAAAGATGTCGACATTACACTGTGTCTCTGGGCCAACCTCAAGAAGAATCCAAG GTTTAGAGATTTAAACTTTGGGGAGGCTGGCCTGGGCTTTGAGCTTCCCAAACAGCTAGCTGTGAGCCATATCGCTGTACGGTTGCTCCACACACGCCATGACCACCTGTCCTTGCTGGCCAGGATGGTTCACAAGACAATCCACACACCCAGCCTCAG GTCTCTTGCAGGCGGTGAGGAGGTTCCGGCAGACATAGATCTACCTGAGCAGGGGGAGACAAAAAGAACGGGGGAGGTGAAGGAAGACATTGAGACCCAGCAGCAGCGAGTGGACGAGGAGGTGCAGTCCATCCAAGGATCCGAAGGGAAAAAG AGTGCAGCCAGCCTACAGTCCAGAAGAAACAGTGCCCAGTCGGCAGAAGGCAGAGTGAGCCAGATACAGACACAGATGGAGGCACTCAGCGGTAAGACGCCCAGCAAGACACTTCCCAACACTCCTAAAAGAATGCCCCATCACACTGGAT CTGAGGGGGACTTGACATGTGCAACGGTGCAGCTGACAAAGATGGAGCGCACTGAGTGTGCCCAGGTTGTGGACTTAATGCAGCACACACCTCTGGGTGGGGTCTTCTACTGTGACGTGTTTCACCTCCCGCCACAAGCCAACCAGGTCAATGGCTGGGAAATTAGACAG CTGTCGGACGAAGGGCTTCAGGTGTTCCCGTATCCTATGGAAAAGTCAAACTTAGATGACAACAAAGCTCTCCCCTGCCCTCCTGTCGTTGTGTCTGTGACACTGCCAGACTCTGTTGCCTTCCTGGAAACTCCTCAAGTGGCTCGCTGGGATGCTGAAG tGAAGCAGTGGAGGATGGACAGTATCACTGACTTGTCttatgaagaagaagaggccaAAATCTCCTTTAAGATGGACTCATTCCAGCCCTTTGTGCTGATGCAGGAGACGTATGCCAACCTTCCCTTCCTGAGTTGGGAGCTCAGGCCATTGGGCCAAGACGCAGCTCTTTTCACCGTCAACGGGGCACTCATTGACCTCAGTATCACAATCCAG GGTAATCAGTGTATGTTGCAGTTGGAGCAAGAAAGAGGTCTCTCTCACCTCATAGGGCAGTGGATGAGTGGCCCCATTCTGCAGAGAGCCATGCTTAAAGCAGGGATCAACATCTTTGTCAATGAATACACCGACAAATACGTCATCACCTGCGGCAAG gACCCACTGACAGAACATGCGGCCTACAAACAGATGGCCCTCTTTGCCTCTGCCTGCGCTTTCTCGAGGAGCAAGTGGAATGCCAAATGTGGACCTGAGCATTTAGTCATGCAG GCATGTGAGCACCACGGCCCGGACCCGGTCCCTAAGGATTCGTGGAGTCTCTACCTGCTGGGTGCTCAGAGGAGTCAGAAGCTGGAAATCACAGAGACGAGTGAGCAATTCTCTCCCGATTATTATCCTGGAAGTGAGTTTCACTCCACCTTCATCCACATGCTCCAGGACAACATGAGCACTGATGGCACAGCCAGGACCAGAGAATCCAATTATCTGTTTGTTGACACGGTGCAGAGCCTTCTTTGTGCCACCAGACCACTGATGTATTCATAA
- the cfap94 gene encoding protein CASC1 isoform X5, which translates to MRCHFYGYLDATDLFCFSMPPKKEKSSKGGKLNKAQKAKKQQEEEERRLQEEEEARLQAEKEEREKLEREKKEKEQERLELKDQARREDELNELHHLLEENHTALTTWKADAVEKAKWKRYMRCDGIPDPAAQQDLNTYISLWRDDPEVNITLVLKQCHLALQLMEELEDLLRDVTDPQECHKYQEGLINLQELYHSKLLLTTEEILKRASMNIDTETGNMQTVVKDVDITLCLWANLKKNPRFRDLNFGEAGLGFELPKQLAVSHIAVRLLHTRHDHLSLLARMVHKTIHTPSLRSLAGGEEVPADIDLPEQGETKRTGEVKEDIETQQQRVDEESAASLQSRRNSAQSAEGRVSQIQTQMEALSAEGDLTCATVQLTKMERTECAQVVDLMQHTPLGGVFYCDVFHLPPQANQVNGWEIRQLSDEGLQVFPYPMEKSNLDDNKALPCPPVVVSVTLPDSVAFLETPQVARWDAEVKQWRMDSITDLSYEEEEAKISFKMDSFQPFVLMQETYANLPFLSWELRPLGQDAALFTVNGALIDLSITIQGNQCMLQLEQERGLSHLIGQWMSGPILQRAMLKAGINIFVNEYTDKYVITCGKDPLTEHAAYKQMALFASACAFSRSKWNAKCGPEHLVMQACEHHGPDPVPKDSWSLYLLGAQRSQKLEITETSEQFSPDYYPGSEFHSTFIHMLQDNMSTDGTARTRESNYLFVDTVQSLLCATRPLMYS; encoded by the exons ATGCGCTGTCATTTCTATGGTTACCTGGACGCTACAGACCTTTTTTGTTTCAGCATG CCACCCAAGAAAGAAAAG TCATCAAAGGGAGGTAAGCTGAACAAGGCCCAGAAGGCCAAGAAGcagcaagaggaggaggaaagaaggCTCCAAGAGGAAG AGGAAGCACGGCTGCAAGCggaaaaagaagagagggaaaaattggaaagagaaaaaaaggagaaggagcAGGAAAGGCTTGAGCTAAAG GACCAAGCACGCAGAGAAGATGAGTTGAACGAACTCCACCATCTACTGGAGGAGAATCATACTGCGTTGACCACATGGAAAGCTGATGCTGTGGAGAAAGCCAag TGGAAGAGATACATGCGGTGTGATGGCATCCCAGACCCAGCAGCACAGCAGGATCTTAACACATATATCAGCCTATGGAGAGATGACCCAGAGGTCAATATCACACTCGTGCTCAAACAATGTCACCTCGCTCTACAG CtgatggaggagctggaggatcTGCTCAGAGATGTTACAGATCCACAAGAATGCCACAAGTACCAGGAGGGCCTCATAAACTTGCAGGAGCTATACCACTCTAAACTCCTCCTCACCACTGAGGAAATCCTCAAG AGGGCCAGTATGAACATCGACACTGAGACAGGAAACATGCAGACTGTGGTCAAAGATGTCGACATTACACTGTGTCTCTGGGCCAACCTCAAGAAGAATCCAAG GTTTAGAGATTTAAACTTTGGGGAGGCTGGCCTGGGCTTTGAGCTTCCCAAACAGCTAGCTGTGAGCCATATCGCTGTACGGTTGCTCCACACACGCCATGACCACCTGTCCTTGCTGGCCAGGATGGTTCACAAGACAATCCACACACCCAGCCTCAG GTCTCTTGCAGGCGGTGAGGAGGTTCCGGCAGACATAGATCTACCTGAGCAGGGGGAGACAAAAAGAACGGGGGAGGTGAAGGAAGACATTGAGACCCAGCAGCAGCGAGTGGACGAGGAG AGTGCAGCCAGCCTACAGTCCAGAAGAAACAGTGCCCAGTCGGCAGAAGGCAGAGTGAGCCAGATACAGACACAGATGGAGGCACTCAGCG CTGAGGGGGACTTGACATGTGCAACGGTGCAGCTGACAAAGATGGAGCGCACTGAGTGTGCCCAGGTTGTGGACTTAATGCAGCACACACCTCTGGGTGGGGTCTTCTACTGTGACGTGTTTCACCTCCCGCCACAAGCCAACCAGGTCAATGGCTGGGAAATTAGACAG CTGTCGGACGAAGGGCTTCAGGTGTTCCCGTATCCTATGGAAAAGTCAAACTTAGATGACAACAAAGCTCTCCCCTGCCCTCCTGTCGTTGTGTCTGTGACACTGCCAGACTCTGTTGCCTTCCTGGAAACTCCTCAAGTGGCTCGCTGGGATGCTGAAG tGAAGCAGTGGAGGATGGACAGTATCACTGACTTGTCttatgaagaagaagaggccaAAATCTCCTTTAAGATGGACTCATTCCAGCCCTTTGTGCTGATGCAGGAGACGTATGCCAACCTTCCCTTCCTGAGTTGGGAGCTCAGGCCATTGGGCCAAGACGCAGCTCTTTTCACCGTCAACGGGGCACTCATTGACCTCAGTATCACAATCCAG GGTAATCAGTGTATGTTGCAGTTGGAGCAAGAAAGAGGTCTCTCTCACCTCATAGGGCAGTGGATGAGTGGCCCCATTCTGCAGAGAGCCATGCTTAAAGCAGGGATCAACATCTTTGTCAATGAATACACCGACAAATACGTCATCACCTGCGGCAAG gACCCACTGACAGAACATGCGGCCTACAAACAGATGGCCCTCTTTGCCTCTGCCTGCGCTTTCTCGAGGAGCAAGTGGAATGCCAAATGTGGACCTGAGCATTTAGTCATGCAG GCATGTGAGCACCACGGCCCGGACCCGGTCCCTAAGGATTCGTGGAGTCTCTACCTGCTGGGTGCTCAGAGGAGTCAGAAGCTGGAAATCACAGAGACGAGTGAGCAATTCTCTCCCGATTATTATCCTGGAAGTGAGTTTCACTCCACCTTCATCCACATGCTCCAGGACAACATGAGCACTGATGGCACAGCCAGGACCAGAGAATCCAATTATCTGTTTGTTGACACGGTGCAGAGCCTTCTTTGTGCCACCAGACCACTGATGTATTCATAA